Proteins encoded by one window of Azospirillum brasilense:
- a CDS encoding thermonuclease family protein translates to MPRRLLPLTLSALLLMANTAGPPELRVAAVTDGATLLLEDGRSLRLAGIEPAAPPMGAEPGDHWPLAEAARQALAELAVGQRLSVRGEARTDRHGRLLAQVERGDGLWLQGELLARGLARVHTRPDARALAREMLAAEAGARAAERGIWRTRAYAVRPADPDALRRDRDSFQIVEGRVLRVSKAGGDAYLDFGEDWRTDVTVHIGRAAFPAFVAAGIDPLSYEGRTVRVRGWVGLRAGPLIEATHPEQIERLDGAGPPLRASRRHPSPPPEPSDDEEE, encoded by the coding sequence ACACCGCCGGGCCGCCGGAGCTGCGCGTCGCCGCTGTGACCGACGGCGCCACGCTTCTGCTGGAGGACGGGCGCAGCCTGCGTCTGGCCGGCATCGAGCCCGCCGCACCGCCCATGGGGGCGGAGCCGGGCGACCACTGGCCGCTGGCCGAGGCGGCGCGGCAGGCGCTGGCGGAGCTGGCCGTCGGGCAGCGCCTGAGCGTGCGGGGGGAGGCGCGGACCGACCGGCACGGCCGCCTGCTGGCCCAGGTGGAGCGCGGCGACGGGCTGTGGCTCCAGGGCGAGCTGCTGGCCCGCGGCCTCGCCCGCGTGCACACCCGGCCCGACGCCCGCGCCCTGGCCCGGGAGATGCTGGCGGCGGAGGCCGGCGCGCGGGCGGCGGAGCGCGGCATCTGGCGGACCCGCGCCTACGCCGTGCGGCCCGCCGACCCCGACGCGCTGCGCCGGGACCGCGACAGCTTCCAGATCGTCGAGGGGCGGGTGCTGCGGGTGAGCAAGGCCGGCGGCGACGCCTATCTGGATTTCGGCGAGGACTGGCGGACCGACGTCACGGTGCACATCGGGCGGGCCGCCTTCCCGGCCTTCGTCGCCGCCGGCATCGACCCGCTGTCCTACGAGGGACGGACCGTCCGGGTGCGCGGCTGGGTGGGCCTGCGCGCCGGCCCGCTGATCGAGGCGACCCACCCCGAGCAGATCGAGCGGCTGGATGGCGCCGGCCCGCCCCTCCGCGCTTCACGACGCCATCCATCCCCGCCGCCGGAGCCTTCCGACGACGAGGAGGAGTGA
- the rplT gene encoding 50S ribosomal protein L20, with translation MARVKRGVTTHARHRKILKLAKGYRGRNSKNFRIAIEKVEKALQYAYRDRRNKKRDFRGLWIQRINAGVRQYGLTYSRFINGIKLAGIEIDRKVLSDLAAREPEAFKAIVDQAQAALASKAAA, from the coding sequence ATGGCTCGTGTTAAGCGCGGCGTCACCACGCACGCCCGTCACCGCAAGATCCTGAAGCTCGCCAAGGGCTACCGGGGCCGCAACTCCAAGAACTTCCGCATCGCGATCGAGAAGGTCGAAAAGGCCCTTCAATACGCGTATCGCGATCGCCGCAACAAGAAGCGCGATTTCCGCGGCCTGTGGATCCAGCGCATCAACGCCGGTGTCCGCCAGTACGGCCTGACCTACTCGCGCTTCATCAACGGCATCAAGCTGGCCGGCATCGAGATCGACCGCAAGGTCCTGTCGGATCTGGCCGCCCGTGAGCCGGAGGCCTTCAAGGCCATCGTCGATCAGGCCCAGGCCGCTCTCGCCTCCAAGGCCGCCGCCTAA
- the rpmI gene encoding 50S ribosomal protein L35: MPKLKTKSGAKKRFKVTASGKVRAQAAFKRHCLEQKSPKMKRNARGMMTLAEPDQKIVLKNWLRNA; encoded by the coding sequence ATGCCCAAGCTGAAGACGAAGAGCGGCGCCAAGAAGCGCTTCAAGGTGACCGCGTCCGGTAAGGTGCGCGCCCAGGCGGCTTTCAAGCGCCACTGCCTGGAGCAGAAGAGCCCGAAGATGAAGCGCAACGCGCGCGGCATGATGACCCTGGCCGAGCCGGACCAGAAGATCGTGCTGAAGAACTGGCTGCGCAACGCTTGA
- the pip gene encoding prolyl aminopeptidase, which yields MPRSELFPPIDPYQTGFLPVDEIHTLYWEQSGNPRGVPVLFLHGGPGAGASPTHRRFFDPGHYRIVVMDQRGAGRSTPLGEVRRNTTELLVEDAERLRRHLGIERWLLFGGSWGSTLALAYGQTHPERCLGLILRGIFLMRKTEIDWFLYSMRTIFPEAWATFAGHIPPEERGDLLEAYWRRLNAPDAATRMAAARVWSMYEGSCSSLLPSPELIATSAEDTHALGLARIEAHYFRSNRFTPEDRLLRDVHRIRHLPGAIVQGRYDIVCPIASADELRRAWPEADYRVVPDAGHSAMEPGIRAALVQATERFKEYR from the coding sequence ATGCCCCGCAGCGAGCTTTTCCCGCCCATCGACCCCTACCAGACCGGCTTCCTGCCCGTGGACGAGATCCACACGCTCTATTGGGAGCAGTCGGGCAACCCGCGCGGCGTGCCGGTGCTGTTCCTGCATGGGGGGCCGGGGGCGGGCGCCTCGCCGACGCACCGGCGTTTCTTCGACCCCGGCCATTACCGCATCGTCGTGATGGACCAGCGCGGGGCGGGCCGCTCCACTCCGCTGGGCGAGGTGCGGCGCAACACGACCGAGCTTCTGGTGGAGGACGCCGAACGGCTGCGCCGCCATCTGGGGATCGAGCGCTGGCTGCTGTTCGGCGGAAGCTGGGGATCGACTCTGGCGCTGGCCTACGGGCAGACCCATCCGGAGCGCTGCCTGGGGCTGATCCTGCGCGGCATCTTCCTGATGCGGAAGACGGAGATCGACTGGTTCCTCTACTCCATGCGCACGATCTTCCCGGAGGCCTGGGCCACCTTCGCCGGCCACATCCCGCCGGAGGAGCGCGGCGACCTGCTGGAGGCCTACTGGCGGCGCCTCAACGCGCCGGATGCGGCGACCCGCATGGCGGCGGCGCGGGTGTGGAGCATGTACGAGGGCTCCTGCTCCTCGCTGCTGCCCTCGCCGGAGCTGATCGCGACGAGCGCGGAGGACACCCACGCGCTGGGCCTCGCCCGCATCGAGGCGCATTACTTCCGCTCCAACCGCTTCACCCCGGAGGACAGGCTGCTGCGCGACGTGCACCGCATCCGGCACCTGCCGGGGGCGATCGTCCAGGGCCGCTACGACATCGTCTGCCCGATCGCCAGCGCCGACGAGCTGCGCCGCGCCTGGCCGGAGGCCGATTACCGCGTGGTGCCCGACGCCGGCCATTCCGCGATGGAGCCGGGCATCCGCGCCGCCCTGGTCCAGGCGACGGAGCGGTTCAAGGAGTACCGGTAG